The following proteins are co-located in the Desulfatitalea tepidiphila genome:
- the gtfA gene encoding sucrose phosphorylase produces the protein MQNRVQLITYPDSLGGNMMELHYVLRRYLAGAVGGVHILPFYPSSADRGFAPLTYHEVDPIFGSWEDIEKIGEDFDLIIDFMVNHISRQSVFFQDYIEKGTRSEYADMFLYFDKLSPDGEISEEELAKVYTRKPRPPYTVIERADGSREKLWCTFDYEQIDVDVTSPKTKEVFRNFLIRLARSRAKMIRMDAFAYTTIKIGTNCFFLEPQVWETLEWLNEYVSPFGVEILPEVHEHYRYHHKIAEHGYWTYDFALPMLVLHTLYHHTSARLRHWLEICPRNQVTTLDTHDGIGVVDVEDLLTTDEIERTVHGMFEKGANTRKIYSGPEYQNLDVYQVNCTYYSALECNDDSYIAARAIQFFSPGIPQVYYVGLLAGENDVELVERTKNGRDINRHNYTLDEIAADIQKPVVQRLLRLMEFRSTYPAFKGDFQIEEAPDDHLSLTWHLAPYKTTLQVDLRSYASHIRYYESRSRRMKTMVA, from the coding sequence ATGCAGAACAGGGTCCAGCTCATTACTTATCCCGACAGCCTCGGCGGCAACATGATGGAGTTGCACTACGTGCTGCGCCGGTATCTGGCCGGCGCCGTCGGCGGCGTACATATTCTACCGTTCTATCCGTCATCCGCTGACCGGGGTTTTGCACCATTGACCTATCATGAAGTCGATCCAATCTTCGGGAGCTGGGAGGATATCGAGAAAATCGGAGAAGATTTTGACCTGATCATCGATTTCATGGTCAACCATATCTCACGGCAATCGGTATTTTTCCAGGATTACATCGAAAAAGGCACACGCTCCGAATATGCGGACATGTTTCTCTATTTCGACAAGCTGAGTCCCGACGGTGAAATCAGCGAAGAGGAGTTGGCCAAAGTATACACCCGTAAGCCGCGTCCTCCCTATACCGTCATCGAACGGGCCGACGGATCCAGGGAGAAGTTGTGGTGCACGTTCGACTACGAGCAGATCGATGTGGATGTCACCTCGCCCAAGACCAAGGAGGTCTTCCGGAATTTTCTCATCCGGCTGGCGCGTTCCCGGGCCAAAATGATCCGCATGGACGCCTTTGCATATACCACCATCAAGATCGGTACCAACTGTTTTTTCCTCGAACCCCAAGTTTGGGAAACGCTCGAATGGTTAAATGAATACGTATCGCCTTTCGGGGTCGAAATTCTGCCGGAGGTCCATGAACACTACCGTTACCACCACAAAATAGCCGAACACGGCTACTGGACCTACGACTTCGCCCTGCCCATGCTGGTATTGCACACGCTGTATCATCATACCAGTGCGCGCCTGCGACACTGGCTGGAAATCTGCCCGCGCAACCAGGTGACCACCCTGGATACCCACGATGGCATCGGCGTGGTGGATGTGGAGGATTTGCTCACGACCGATGAAATCGAGCGAACCGTGCATGGCATGTTCGAAAAGGGCGCTAACACGCGCAAGATCTATTCCGGGCCCGAGTATCAGAATCTGGATGTCTACCAGGTGAACTGCACCTATTACTCTGCGCTCGAATGCAACGACGACTCGTATATCGCCGCACGGGCCATCCAGTTTTTCTCCCCTGGCATTCCCCAGGTCTACTACGTGGGATTGTTGGCAGGAGAAAATGACGTCGAGCTGGTCGAACGCACCAAAAACGGACGCGATATCAACCGCCACAATTACACCCTCGACGAAATCGCCGCCGATATCCAGAAGCCGGTCGTTCAGCGCTTACTGCGCCTGATGGAGTTTCGCAGCACGTATCCGGCCTTCAAGGGCGACTTTCAGATCGAGGAGGCGCCGGATGACCATCTATCGTTGACCTGGCATCTGGCGCCATACAAAACGACCCTTCAGGTGGACTTGAGAAGTTACGCCAGCCACATCCGATATTACGAAAGCCGAAGCCGCCGGATGAAGACCATGGTGGCTTAG